Below is a genomic region from Flavobacterium ginsengisoli.
AGTCGCATAAAATCCTAAACTGCTTTTAAATGATGAATTAAGATTTGAAAATGCTGAAGCAAATTCTTCTCCAGTATTTCTTCCGTGAGCTACAAGAGAATTAAACAAAATTGTATTACTAGTTAAATCGATCACCCACAAACGCTTAGTGTTTGATGACAAACTAAAATCAATTAGTGTTAAGATATTTTTCTTGATCACTCCTCTTTCTTTCAATAAATAAAATCCTTTTAAAGCTTCTGTGAAAGTTTTAAATTCAGGCATTTTAAAATTGTTTGAATTTAGCGAGTTATAAACGCTCTCGATTTTAGAATCTACTGTAACTTTTTCGACTTTAGCAATCGTCTTTACAGTGGCATTTTTTTTAAGATCGGCTGTGTTTTTTGAATCTTTTCCAAAAGACAATAGCAAAAACACAAATAACGGATAAATTTTGTAAATCATTGAATTTCTTTAGGTTAAACAAAAATTTGGGTATCGCAAAAATATAAAAAAATCACACCTTGCAAAATATAAGCCTGATTTTCAGGCCTTTTTTACTTAAACTTTAACATTATTAACATAAAAAACACTATTTCTGTAAGATTTTATCTTATAGTTAAATTCATAACATTTTAACCCGTTTTCTTAAAAAAATACGAACAAAAATGGAAATCTTGAAATATAAACTGTAACAAATAGAATAAAATTTAGTCTATTGCTTCTATAAAAAATACATTTGCCATTTATTTCGCATCAAAAAATTCAATGAAAAAAATTATTTTCCTCAGTTTTCTATTATGCTCCATGTTGAGTTATGGCCAGAAAAAATCAATTCAGGCGCAAGTAACTTCTCATACTATTTCTATTGATGGAAAACTAGACGAACCTGCTTGGGAAAATGTGCCAATTGCCACAGATTTTATCATGCTGGAACCAGACAATGGTAAAGCTATTCCGTACGAGAAACGTACCGAAGTTAAAGTCATTTATAATAATGATGCAATTTATATTGGCGCAATGATGTATGACAATGAACCATCTAAGATTCTAAAAGAAATCTCGCAGCGTGATAATTTTGGAACAGCAGATCTTTTTGGCGTCTTTATAAATGGTTTTAATGACGGACAGCAGGATTTTATGTTTTATGTTTCTGCAGCCGATGTTCAAGGTGATTGCATTATGACCGATGCAAATGGGGAAGATTATTCTTGGGATGCTGTTTGGATCAGTAAAGCTTCTTTGACAGAAAACGGTTGGATTGTTGAAATGAAAATTCCGTATTCAGCTCTACGCTTTTCTGGAGAAAACAAACAAATTTGGGGAATTAATTTCTTTAGAGAAATCAAACGCGATCGCTATAAATATACTTGGAATTTTGTCGATAGAAAGATTGGTACTTTTACGCAGCAAGCAGGAACTTTAGAAGGAATTGAAAACATAAAACCTCCTACTCGTTTGTTTTTTATGCCTTATGCTTCTTATTATCTGAATGCTTCTGACGGACAAAAAACATACGGAACAATTAAAGGAGGAATGGATATTAAATACGGCATAACAGATGCTTTTACTGTTGATGCTATTTTAATTCCAGATTTTGGACAGACAAAATATGACGATCAGATTTTAAATCTTGGTCCTTTTGAACAGCAGTTTAACGAAAATAGAGCCTTTTTTACAGAAGGGACGGACTTATTTAGCAAAGGGAATATATTTTATTCACGAAGAATTGGAGGCGCACCATCAATTGATCCTTCGCTAAATGAAAATGAAGAAATTACAGAATTGCCCGCTGCTGTAAATTTGGTGAACGCCTTAAAATTATCGGGAAGAACAAAAGACGGACTCGGAATTGGAGTTCTAAATGCTGTGACGGAAAAAACTTTTGCTACTATAAAAAACACAGAAAGTGGCGAAACGAGACAAGTAATCGTTGAACCGCTTACGAATTATAATGTATTGGTCTTGGACCAGCGTTTTAGAAAAAACTCGTCGGTTACTTTTATCAATACCAATGTAACTCGAAATGGCCACGTTAGAGATGCAAATGTCACTGGTTTAGCTTGGGACTTAAACACCAAAGCAAATACCTATAGCTTGTATGGAAATGTTAAATACAGTATGATAAACGATATTCAAGACAAAAACGGGGTTTATTCTACAATTGGTTTGGCCGAAACGAGCGGAAACTACAGATATAGCATAGGCTCAGATTTTGTTACAAAAGATTACGATCCCAATGATTTGGGTATTAATTTCTACACTAATTATTATAATTTTTACGGAAATGCCAATTATAGAATCCTAAATCCAACGAAACGTTTTAATACTTTTAGGATTAATTATAATATGTATACCGAATTCAATAAAGAATCTGGAAAACTACAGGATAATAGCGTCAATGCCAATTTAAACCTTACAACCGTAAAAAACAACTATTACGGAACCGGAATTACTTTTTATCCGTTAGAAACTTACGATTATTATGAACCGCGTGCTGCGAACAGATATGTTGCAATTCCGAGAAGAATAGACACTTGGGGAAGCATTTCTACCAACTACAATCATAAGTTTGCAATAGATTTAAATGGCACTTTTAATGTATTTGACCAATCTGATCGTCTTACATATGGTTTTGATATTGGTCCGAGATATCGTTTCAGCGATAAGCTTTTGCTAAACTACTTCTTTAGTTATATTAGAAAAAACAACAATAAAGGTTATATCGATCAAATTGATAGCGACAATAATGCAACAACTCCAAACGATATTATTTTTGCAAATAGAAATGTTATCACTTATTCTAATACTTTAGGAGGCAAATATGCTGTAAACAGTGCCATGACAATAAATTTAGCTGTCCGTCAATATTGGTCTTATGCCGATAATAAAGACATTCTAATTTTAGATTCAAATGGAGATCTTAATCCTTATCCGCAGTATACCAACAATAAAAATTCAAGTTTTTATTCTTGGAATGCCGATTTATCTTATTCTTGGTGGTTTGCCCCAGGTAGTCAGCTTTCTGCTTTGTACCGAAATAATGCGACTAATTTTGAACGAGTTATTGATAAAGACTACAGACATAATGTTGCAGGATTATTAAATAATGATGCTCTAAAACATATTTTTTCTATTAGTGTAAAATATTTTATTGACTACAACGCCGTCAAAAATAAAGTCAGAAAAAGAGCTTAGGGTGAATTAATTTTAAAAAATAAAGGCTTCTGCGATTAAATTAATATTTTTTATCGAGCTTCATTTTATTAAATATAAATGTAACAATCGTTTCTTACCTATTTTTAGAAATGACTTATCTTTGTAGAAAACAAAAAGTAATGAACAAAAAAGTTATCCTTATGATTTTAGACGGTTGGGGAAAATCTCCTGACCCTAAAGTATCTGCAATAGACAATGCAAATGTTCCTTTTATAAACAGTCTTTATAAAAACTACCCAAGTGCACAACTTAGAACTGACGGATTAAATGTTGGTTTGCCAGAAGGACAAATGGGAAATAGCGAAGTTGGACACATGAATCTGGGTGCAGGAAGAATTGTATACCAAGATTTAGCCAAAATAAATTTAGCTGTAGAGCATAAAACATTAGCAAAAGAGCAAGTTTTGATTGATGCTTTTACTTACGCTAAAGACAACAATAAGAAAGTACACTTTTTAGGATTAGTTTCGGATGGTGGTGTTCACTCACATACTTCACACCTTCGCGGATTAATCGATGCTTCTCAAGAGTATGGTTTGGATCAAGTTTACATTCACGCTTTTACAGACGGCCGAGATGTTGACCCTAAATCTGGAGCAAAATATATTCATGATCTTGAAGATTATATTAAAGATACTCCTGTAAAAATCGCTTCTATCATTGGTCGTTACTATGCAATGGACCGTGATAAAAGATGGGAACGTGTAAAATTAGCTTACGATCTTGTAGTAAACGGTGTTGGAACTCCATCAACAAATCCCGTTTCTAGTGTTTTGGAAAGCTATGAAAAAGACGTTACTGACGAATTCATCGAACCAGTTGTTATGGTTGATGCTAATGCAAAACCTCTTGCAACTATTGTAGAAGGTGATGTTGTAATCTTCTTTAACTTCAGAACAGATAGAGGGCGCGAACTTACTGAAGCACTTTCTCAGCAAGATTTCCACGAGCAAAACATGCACAAGCTAAACTTATATTATGTAACATTGACAAACTACGACGAGACATATCAAAACGTAAAAGTGGTTTACAATAAAGATAATATCACAGAAACTCTTGGTGAGGTTTTAGAAAAAGCTGGCAAAAAACAAATCAGAATTGCTGAAACAGAGAAATATCCTCACGTAACTTTCTTCTTCTCTGGAGGAAGAGAAACTCCTTTTGAAGGCGAATCTAGAATATTAAGAAACTCTCCAAAAGTAGCAACTTACGATTTAAAACCAGAAATGAGCGCTTACGAACTGGCTGATGCTCTTGTTCCAGAATTGAACAAAGGTGAAGTTGATTTCGTTTGTTTAAACTTCGCAAATGGTGACATGGTTGGCCATACTGGAATTATGGAAGTCGCAATTAAAGCTTGTGAAGCGGTTGACGCTTGCGCGAAAAAAGTTATCGATGCTGCTCTTGCTAACGATTACACTACAATTGTAATTGCAGATCACGGAAACTGCGAAACAATGATCAATCCTGACGGATCTCCAAATACAGCTCACACAACAAACCCAGTGCCGATTATTTTAGTTGACAAACAACTTAAAAGCATTCAAGATGGTGTTTTAGGTGATATTGCTCCAACAATTTTAGAATTAATGGGAGTTCAGCAACCAAATGCTATGACTTGTCATTCATTATTGTAGAAAATATTTTTCTTTATATAAAAAGAGGCAAATTTTAAAAATTTGCCTCTTTTTTTGATCTCTATTTTGTCATTTCGACGAAGGAGAAATCTTCGCGAGAAACTCTACAAAGATTGGCTTATCGTTGTGGACTACTTGTAGAGATTTTTCCTTCGTCGAAACAACAAAATTTACGAGTGTCACATTATAAAAATAAATGATACAATTGTTCCACACCATAAATAATAAGCCCAATAACACCACCAACTAATGTACCGTTAATCCTGATATATTGAAGATCTTTTCCTATTTCTAATTCTAGTTTTTCAGAAACTTCTTTTCCGTCCCAACTTTTTACAGTTGAAGAAATTAAATCCCCAATCACTTTTTTGTTATTTAAAAGAATTGATAATAAATCATTTTTAATGAAATTATTGATCTTATCAATCATTATTGCATCTTCTTTAATTCCATTTCCAAAAGTCTGAATTAACCCTGCGATGCTATTTTTAATAGAAGAATCGTCGCCTTTACTCAAATCGTTTGTAATGGATAATTTAATTTCGTCCCAAATTCCGTTGATGTAATCTTGAACTTCTTTTTTTCCGACAAAACCCAAAATGATATCATTAATTTTAATTCTCATTTCTTCTGAATTCTTTACCTTTTCTAAGAAATTAAAAATGTATTCATCAATCTTTAAACGAACTGCGCTTTCTGGCTTTTTGGCTTCATTTAAAAAATCTTGTAAGCCATTAAAAACACCTTCGGTAATGCTTTTATCTGCCAGTCCAAAACTTAGAAGTGGAGTCGAAGCTTTTACTTTTTGTCTAATTAAATCTTTATTATTAGTCAATTCAGTGCTCATTACTTCGAGAAGATTCGTCAGCATCTGATTTTTCAATTCTCCTTTTTGCAAAGGTTCTAAAGCAACAGCAACCCAATTTCCGAAATTAACTCCTTCTATTTTTTCTTTAAATTGAACCTGAATAAATCTTTTTACATCTTCATCTTTAATCGTTCGTAAGATTCCAGGAATAACATTAATTGTAACAACATTTGCTATTTTATTAGCATTTTCTTCGTGCGAAATCCAATCTGAAGCTTTCACCGCAAAATTAAATTCATCCAATTTAATTTCCATTTTTTCTCGATCCAGAAATTCCTCAGAAACGAAATTCCCAAGATTCTCTCCTATTTCATTTTTCTTGGTAGGAATAATTGCCGTATGCCAAATCGGAATTCCCATCGGATGTCGAAATAATGCCACAACAGCAAACCAATCGGCAATTCCGCCCACCATAGCCGCTTCGCTAAAAGCCTGCAGCATCGGAATTTTAAAATAAATAGCGATTAAAAACAACAGTACTGCAATACCCAAAAGTCCCAAAGCATTTCTCTTCATTTTCTTAAGAGCTTTTACTTTGGCAATATCTCGATCTATAATAGTTTCCATAATTATAAGCGTTTGTATTACTAATTTACTGCTTTTTTTTGGAGATATTAGTTTTGCCACGAATTCCTCCAATTTTCACCAATTGCTTTTACCGTAAAATCTTTGACTAAATCATTTGTGCAAATTCGCGAAATTCGTGGCTAAAAATTTTGCGCAAAAAATGAGATAAAAATTGTATTTTTGCCAACTGAAAATGGGAAAAATATGATTATCCAAAAACTAGAGAAGAAATCGAATTAATGCGCGAAAGTGCTTTAATCGTATCAAAAACATTAGGAATGATTGCTTCTGAAATTAAAGAGGGAGTAACCACATTATATCTTGACAAATTAGCCGAAGAATTTATTCGTGATCACGGTGCAGTTCCAAGTTTCCTTGGATTGTACGATTTCCCGAATTCGCTTTGCATGAGCCCAAATGCTCAGGTTGTTCACGGTATTCCTAATAATATTCCTCTAAAAAGTGGTGATGTTATTTCAGTTGATTGTGGCGCTTTTAAAAATGGTTACCACGGAGATCATGCGTACAGTTTCGAAATTGGAGAAGTTGCACCAGAAGTTAAAAAACTTTTACGTGTCACTAAAGAATCTCTTTACGTTGGAATTAGAGAATTTAAAGCTGGAAATCGTGTAGAAGATGTTGGAAATGCGATTCAAAAATATACTGAAGCTCACGGTTACGGAGTAGTTCGTGAATTGGTCGGACATGGTGTCGGACAAAAAATGCACGAAGAACCAGAAATGCCAAATTACGGAAAACGAGGAAGAGGAAAGCTTTTTGTTGAAGGAATGGTCGTAGCAATCGAACCAATGATTAACATGGGGACTAGAAACATTAAACAACTAAAAGACGGCTGGACAATCTTGACTGCTGACGGAAAACCTAGTGCGCATTTTGAGCACGATGTAGCTTTGGTTGACGGAAAACCTGAGTTATTATCTACTTTCCAATATATCTACAAAGCTTTAGGAATCGAAAGCAACGAAGAAGACGAATTCAGACAAGTTCCATTAGTATTATAATACAACCCGAATCAAACCAGTGAAAAAACTTTTCAAATTAGTTTTAAATACAATCCCGCGTCCAATATTAATTCGTTTGAGTTATGTGGCGCGTCCAATTTTAGCTTTCTCTTTAAAAGGAGATAAATTTACAGATCCAATTGACGGAAAAAGCTTTAAATCGTTTTTGCCTTACGGATACGGAAAACAGCGTAATAATGTACTTTCGCCAAGTACACTTTCTTTAGAAAGACACCGTTTGCTTTGGTTGTATTTAAACGATCAGACTGATTTTTTTACAGCGCCAAAAAAAGTATTGCATTTTGCCCCAGAACAAGCTTTTTATAAAAGATTCCGTAAGCAAAAAAACCTTGATTATACAACAACCGATTTACTTTCTCCTTTGGCAGATGTAAAAGCAGATATCTGCAATTTACCTTTCAAAGACAATGAATATGATGTTATTTTATGCAATCACGTTTTAGAACATATTCCTGATGACACAAAAGCAATGCAGGAATTATTCAGAGTTTTAAAGCCTGGCGGAATGGCAATTTTGCAGATTCCTCAAGATTTATCTCGTGAAGTTACATTTGCAGATGATTCTATTACAGATCAAAAAGAACGTGCTAAAATCTTCGGACAATACGATCACGTGCGTGTTTACGGACGCGATTATTTTGACAAATTAAGAAGCATTGGTTTTATTGTTATCGAAGAAGATTATACCAATAAAATTGCACCAGAATTGGTTGAAAAATACTGTTTAGCAAAGGGCGAAATTATTCCGCTTTGCTTTAAACAGGAAAACTAATTTTTCATCAAATAAGTGATATAAGTTCATTAAAAAGAGTTTTCAAATTATTGATATTTTGAAAACTCTTTCTTTTTTTGCCCAATCTTAAAATACAAGCCTAACCAAATCCCTAAACCTTGGAACCTACAAAATCCTTTCAGTTCTGTTTTGACATCAGTTTTGAAAAAAATCTGAACGCCTATATCCCAACAGCGTATATTGTCGAAAATACAAGCGAAATCAAATATCTTGACAAAAAAGCAACCAAAGGCGTGCTGGAGAGTTTTGGTATTGATTATGAAACTTTAGATCACAATTCAAAAAAGATTCTTACTATTTGCGAATCTTTAAAACCTGAATTTGTATTTAAAAAATTTAGCACAAAAGTAAAATCAGCCAAAACAATTGCCGATTTGCAGAAAGATTCTAAAATTGATTTTGCTATTCGCCAGCATTTAAAAATTAATTTAAGTCCGTTTTACAGTTTAATTGTTCAAGAGCAATATCCGCTGTCTATTGATTTAGGACCCGAAAAAGATTTTTATCGTTCAAGAGTCAGCATCGATCCATTAGATTTTGAACCTCAAATTCAGTTCGATAAACATTCAGAAGGAATCACTTATACCCTTTCTTTAAAAGAAAACGAGACTACATTTTTGCCAATGGACAATAAAGTAGATATTCTTTCTGATGAACCTGGCTGGTTGATTGTCAATAAAAAACTAGGACAATTAAAAGAGTTAAACGGTAAAAAACTGACTCCATTTTTAAAGAAAAAATCAATCGAGATTCCTTCAAAATTGGTTGATGATTATTTTAAAAATTTCATTCCCGAAATAGCTAAAAAAATTGACATTGATGCCAATGGTTTTGAAATTGAACTTCGTGACCAAATCGCTTCTTGTACGATTCAGCCTGTTTTTGATTTCTTTAAAAACTGTTATTATCTCAATCTTTATTTTGATTATAACGGATATATTTTTGATGGAAGCAAAACAAAAAAAACACATTCATTTGTAGATTTCAGCGTTGCCAATGAACCTCGAATCATTCAGTTTAAACGAAGCGCTGATGAAAATTCATATGCAGAAAAACTATTCGAAGTTGGTTTAGAAAAAATCAAAAATGAATTATTTGGATTAATTTCTGATGCTGAAAATTCAGATCCTTATATCAACATTCAATTGATAATTGACAATAAAGAAAAACTGAAAGATCTAGGCTTTAACATTGAAAACTTAAAACTGGAAAGCAAAGAAATTATCACTGAAAACCACAGTATTTCTGCTTCTAAAGAAACAACTGGAGATTGGTTTGATATTAAAATCATCATCACGGTTGGAAATTATAAGATTAATTTCAGCGAAATTATTCCAAACATAAAAAGCAAAGAAAGACTTTTCCCTTTGCCTGACGGAAACTACTTTTTGATTCCGTTAGAATGGTTTAGCAAATATGGTTCTTTGGCGAAATTAGCTAAAACAGAAAATGGAGTTCTTTTGTTACGCAAAAGCAATTTTACAGCTTTAGACGGAATTTCAGAAATTGACAGTGATTTAGATCAAATTCATCAGGCCGAATTTACTGCTTCAGACTTGATAAAAGCAACTCTACGACCGTATCAAATTGAGGGTGTAAAATGGCTTTTAGGACACTTCAATTCTAACATGGGAGCTTGTTTAGCCGACGATATGGGACTAGGAAAAACATTGCAGACTTTATCTGTTTTGGTTTCCGTACAGGAACAATTAGGCTTTACAACCAAAACCACCAATTTTGATTTGTTTTCGAACGAAACAACTGTAGAAAGAGAACCATTAAAAGCTCTAATTGTTCTTCCTTCTTCTTTGGTTTTTAACTGGTTTAATGAAGCTGGAAAATTCACGCCTCACTTTTCGAAAATGCAATATGTTGGTAACGACAGAAAATCTTTAGCAAGCAGAATCAATTCGACCGACTTGATTTTTACAAGTTACAGCATTATTCATCGTGATATTTCAATTTTAGAAAAGTACGATTTCCGTTATCTGATTTTGGACGAGAGCCAATACATCAAAAACAAAAATTCTAAGATTTTTAAAGCTATAAATAAAATTAGTACGGGACATAAAATTGCTTTAAGCGGAACACCAATCGAAAATTCGCTTGACGATTTATGGTCACAAATGCAGTTTATCAATCCTGATATTTTGGGAACTTATGCCTTTTTCATGGAAAATTTCAAAAATCCGATTGAGAAAAAACAGAATGAAGAAGTTTTATCAGAATTGAAAAACCTCATTCAACCTTATATTTTAAGACGAACCAAAGAACAGGTTTTAAAAGATTTACCAGAATTAACAGAGCAGATTTATTACTGCGACATGGATCCTGAACAGGAAAAATTATACGAAAAAGAAAAATCTAAAGCTCGTAATTTCTTACTCAAAACGGATGGATCTCCTGATAAAATCAGTATTATTAATACGTTGATGAAATTGCGTCAGTTAAGTAATCACCCAAAAATGGTTGATGCAGATTCTGAAATTGATTCTGGAAAATTTATTGCTGTTACTAATTATCTAGAAAACTTGGTAAAAGCAAAACAAAAGGTGATCATCTTTAGTTCGTTTGTTACCAATTTGAATTTTTATACCGATTGGTGTAAGGAAAACAAAATTGAATTCTGCGAAATTACTGGCGAAACGCCAGCAGATAAAAGAGAACAGCAGGTGAAGATGTTTCAAGAAAAAGAAAATCCGTTATTGTTCTTTATTTCATTAAAAGCAGGTGGAGTTGGTTTAAATATTACGAAAGCTTCTTACGTTTTATTCTTGGATCCTTGGTGGAATCCTTTCGCCGAAAAACAAGGCGTTGGACGTGCGCATAGAATTGGACAAATGAATAAAGTTAACGTTGTTCGATTTATTTCGAAAAACACAGTTGAGGAAAAAATCATCAAACTGCAAGAAAATAAAAAGCTATTATCAGATTCTCTTTTGGAAGAAAGTTACATCAATGATGAGATTGAAGGTAACTTAGAATACATTTTAGGCTCGTAATTGTTAAACCCAACAGATTGGCATCTTTTTCGTTGTATAAAATTGTTATATTTACAAATCTTACAACAAAATACGATGCCAAAATTTTTATATACAAGCTTTATTTTCCTTTTTATTTTCACTTTAGCGAAAGCTCAAGAAAAAGAAATTGATCCTCCTTATAATATTAAAACGGTTTCTTTTATTCAAAATGGAAGTAATGTTCCGCCAATTTTCGAATTGGGTTCTGGATTTTCATTTCAATTTGATGATTTGTTTGGCAATGAAGCTAATTATTATTTTGAAATCATTCATTGCGATTACAATTGGATTCCAACAGCTATTCCAAAAACAGACTACGTTGTCGGCATGGATAACCAGAGAATTACAGACTTTTCTAATTCGTTTAATACACTTCAAGTATATACTCATTATAGGCTTACTTTTCCGAATCAGTTTACACAACAAATACGTCTTTCGGGAAATTATATGCTTCGGATTTTAAATGAAGATCGGGAACTCGTTTTCTCAAGAAAATTTATTTTATATGAAAATCATTGTACCGTTGGAGTACAAGTAAAAAGAAGCCGTAATCTGAGTAATATTGATTACAAGCAGAATCTAGAATTTACAATTTTATCAAATGATATTGCTTTTCAGACTCCATTGCAGAATGTAAAAGTGCTTTTATTGCAAAATGGAAACTTTCAAACTGAGATAAAAAACATTGTTCCTCAATACACCATTGGCAATCAGCTTATTTACAAATATGACAAAGAAACTCAATTTTGGGGAGGAAATGAGTTTTTATATTTTGAAAATAAAGACATTCGCGCAGCCAGTAATAATGTTGCTAAAATAGGCTCGAACAATGATATCTATAATTCATTTTTATACACCAATGCCGCAAGAGGAAATCAGATTTATACTAATTATGAAGATGTAAACGGAAACTTTGTGGTAAAGAACATTAATGGATCTAACAACGATATTGAAGCTGATTATGCGTGGGTTTATTTTACGCTTTCTGCGCCTGCTTTTAGAATGAATAAAGATATTTATATTACAGGAATGTTCAATAATTACAGCCTTTCTCCAGAATACAAAATGGATTACAATACTGATAAAGCAGTTTTTGAAAAAGCCATTATGATTAAGCAGGGTTTTACTAATTTTCAATATACCGTTGCAGACAAAAAAGAGGTTATTGATTTTGAAAATGCCATTGACGGAAACTTTTA
It encodes:
- a CDS encoding class I SAM-dependent methyltransferase; translated protein: MKKLFKLVLNTIPRPILIRLSYVARPILAFSLKGDKFTDPIDGKSFKSFLPYGYGKQRNNVLSPSTLSLERHRLLWLYLNDQTDFFTAPKKVLHFAPEQAFYKRFRKQKNLDYTTTDLLSPLADVKADICNLPFKDNEYDVILCNHVLEHIPDDTKAMQELFRVLKPGGMAILQIPQDLSREVTFADDSITDQKERAKIFGQYDHVRVYGRDYFDKLRSIGFIVIEEDYTNKIAPELVEKYCLAKGEIIPLCFKQEN
- the map gene encoding type I methionyl aminopeptidase, whose amino-acid sequence is MRESALIVSKTLGMIASEIKEGVTTLYLDKLAEEFIRDHGAVPSFLGLYDFPNSLCMSPNAQVVHGIPNNIPLKSGDVISVDCGAFKNGYHGDHAYSFEIGEVAPEVKKLLRVTKESLYVGIREFKAGNRVEDVGNAIQKYTEAHGYGVVRELVGHGVGQKMHEEPEMPNYGKRGRGKLFVEGMVVAIEPMINMGTRNIKQLKDGWTILTADGKPSAHFEHDVALVDGKPELLSTFQYIYKALGIESNEEDEFRQVPLVL
- a CDS encoding DUF5916 domain-containing protein, with product MKKIIFLSFLLCSMLSYGQKKSIQAQVTSHTISIDGKLDEPAWENVPIATDFIMLEPDNGKAIPYEKRTEVKVIYNNDAIYIGAMMYDNEPSKILKEISQRDNFGTADLFGVFINGFNDGQQDFMFYVSAADVQGDCIMTDANGEDYSWDAVWISKASLTENGWIVEMKIPYSALRFSGENKQIWGINFFREIKRDRYKYTWNFVDRKIGTFTQQAGTLEGIENIKPPTRLFFMPYASYYLNASDGQKTYGTIKGGMDIKYGITDAFTVDAILIPDFGQTKYDDQILNLGPFEQQFNENRAFFTEGTDLFSKGNIFYSRRIGGAPSIDPSLNENEEITELPAAVNLVNALKLSGRTKDGLGIGVLNAVTEKTFATIKNTESGETRQVIVEPLTNYNVLVLDQRFRKNSSVTFINTNVTRNGHVRDANVTGLAWDLNTKANTYSLYGNVKYSMINDIQDKNGVYSTIGLAETSGNYRYSIGSDFVTKDYDPNDLGINFYTNYYNFYGNANYRILNPTKRFNTFRINYNMYTEFNKESGKLQDNSVNANLNLTTVKNNYYGTGITFYPLETYDYYEPRAANRYVAIPRRIDTWGSISTNYNHKFAIDLNGTFNVFDQSDRLTYGFDIGPRYRFSDKLLLNYFFSYIRKNNNKGYIDQIDSDNNATTPNDIIFANRNVITYSNTLGGKYAVNSAMTINLAVRQYWSYADNKDILILDSNGDLNPYPQYTNNKNSSFYSWNADLSYSWWFAPGSQLSALYRNNATNFERVIDKDYRHNVAGLLNNDALKHIFSISVKYFIDYNAVKNKVRKRA
- a CDS encoding murein L,D-transpeptidase catalytic domain family protein, translated to MIYKIYPLFVFLLLSFGKDSKNTADLKKNATVKTIAKVEKVTVDSKIESVYNSLNSNNFKMPEFKTFTEALKGFYLLKERGVIKKNILTLIDFSLSSNTKRLWVIDLTSNTILFNSLVAHGRNTGEEFASAFSNLNSSFKSSLGFYATGEIYQGKHGASLRLDGLENGVNDNARERGVVMHGADYVSESFIRDHKRLGRSQGCPAVPVELTNEIIQLIKDKSCLYIYHPSRSFEMEERLIS
- the gpmI gene encoding 2,3-bisphosphoglycerate-independent phosphoglycerate mutase translates to MNKKVILMILDGWGKSPDPKVSAIDNANVPFINSLYKNYPSAQLRTDGLNVGLPEGQMGNSEVGHMNLGAGRIVYQDLAKINLAVEHKTLAKEQVLIDAFTYAKDNNKKVHFLGLVSDGGVHSHTSHLRGLIDASQEYGLDQVYIHAFTDGRDVDPKSGAKYIHDLEDYIKDTPVKIASIIGRYYAMDRDKRWERVKLAYDLVVNGVGTPSTNPVSSVLESYEKDVTDEFIEPVVMVDANAKPLATIVEGDVVIFFNFRTDRGRELTEALSQQDFHEQNMHKLNLYYVTLTNYDETYQNVKVVYNKDNITETLGEVLEKAGKKQIRIAETEKYPHVTFFFSGGRETPFEGESRILRNSPKVATYDLKPEMSAYELADALVPELNKGEVDFVCLNFANGDMVGHTGIMEVAIKACEAVDACAKKVIDAALANDYTTIVIADHGNCETMINPDGSPNTAHTTNPVPIILVDKQLKSIQDGVLGDIAPTILELMGVQQPNAMTCHSLL
- a CDS encoding DUF445 domain-containing protein, producing the protein METIIDRDIAKVKALKKMKRNALGLLGIAVLLFLIAIYFKIPMLQAFSEAAMVGGIADWFAVVALFRHPMGIPIWHTAIIPTKKNEIGENLGNFVSEEFLDREKMEIKLDEFNFAVKASDWISHEENANKIANVVTINVIPGILRTIKDEDVKRFIQVQFKEKIEGVNFGNWVAVALEPLQKGELKNQMLTNLLEVMSTELTNNKDLIRQKVKASTPLLSFGLADKSITEGVFNGLQDFLNEAKKPESAVRLKIDEYIFNFLEKVKNSEEMRIKINDIILGFVGKKEVQDYINGIWDEIKLSITNDLSKGDDSSIKNSIAGLIQTFGNGIKEDAIMIDKINNFIKNDLLSILLNNKKVIGDLISSTVKSWDGKEVSEKLELEIGKDLQYIRINGTLVGGVIGLIIYGVEQLYHLFL